Genomic DNA from Jonesia denitrificans DSM 20603:
TGCTGGTGTTTGGTGGTGGGCGGGTGCGCGCTGATGGTGTCCCGCGTGACGTGCTAGATCCCAGGCGCGTGTCGTCGTTGTTTTTTCCTACGCATCGTGGAGGCGTTGATGCTTGAGTTTCTTGGTGAACCGTTAGCTTATGAGTTTATGCAGCGCGCTTTTGTGGTGGCGGTTGCTGCGGGTGTGGTGTGCGCCTTGTTGTCCTGTTGGTTGATTCATGTGGGCTGGTCCTTGATGGGTGACGCGATTTCGCATGCGGTGCTCCCGGGGATTGTGCTTGCCTACCTGGTGGGGGTCCCTTACGTGGTGGGGGCGTTGGTGTTCGCGTTTCTTGCTGTGGTGTTGATTGGTTCGGTGCGCTCGACCACGGTGTTGAAAGAGGACACGGTGATGGGGACGGTGTTTACCGCGTTGTTTGCTGTGGGTGTTGTGCTGTTGTCGCTTTACCCGTCGCAGGTGGATGTGCATCATGTGTTGTTCGGCAACATCCTTGGCATGACGCGAAGTGATGCGGTTCAGGTGGTGGTGATCGCGCTGGTGGTTGCGGTTCTACTGGTGGGGGCACGCCGTACGGTGACGTTGTGGGCGTTTGACCCGGGGTTTGCTGCCGCTGTGGGTGTGAATGTTCGGGTAGTTCGGTGGGTTGTGTTGCTCATGCTTGCGCTGACGACAGTGGCGGGGGTGCAGGCTGTGGGGGTGGTCCTTGTCGTGGCGTTACTGATTACCCCGGGGGCGACTGCGTTGTTGTGGACTCGCCGTTTTCATCACATGTTGTGGATCGCCCCTGTGGTGGCGGTCAGTAGCGGGGTGTTGGGGTTGTATGCCAGTTATTGGTGGGATGTGTCCTCGGGTGCCGCTATTGTGCTGTTGCTCAGTGCCCACTGTGCGGTCGCGTGGGTTGCGGGCCCGCGGCAGTTCCTGCGGGCGCGCATCAGTGCGCGACGTCGCAACCCGGTGGGAGCGGCGGGCCGTGCTGCTGTGTCTGTGGCGGTGCGGTCACAGCAATAGTCGATGCGGTTAGGCGCGGGCTGCGCGGCGCTGCGGGAGGGGAGTGGCGGAGTCCTCGGTGCGGCGGGGTGCGAATTCCGTGTCTAGGGTGACGCGCACGACGGTGTCAGGGGTGTAGAGCGCGGTCGGGGAGAGAAACCGGTCGGTGGTCTGCAGGTTGACGAGTTTGTCTCGTCCTGCAAAGCGGCCACCGAGCGGAAGCCAGGTCTTCCCGCGCGGGGCAATGTCGCCTGTGGTATGGGTTCTCATCGTTCTCAACCGTAGAAGGGAAAGGCGTTGTGCTCAAGGTCTTCAGGGGTGAAGAATTTGATTTTCAACCACCAGTTGCCTGGTGGGTACTGAGGCCCAGATTACTTGCCACCTGGTAAGAAACCAAATCTGACCAGTAAGGTTGTCCATCTTTTTTCACCCAGTGTGCCCCGGTTTTTCGCTCGATCACCGTTTTTAATGGTGAGTGCTTCCCATGCTTTCGAGATGCGGGTGGAAAACTTTCTGACAAAAATACGCGAACTGCGTCAGGAACGACGAGTGCAACAAGCGAAAGGCCGGCCCCACCAAGTGGTGGGACCGGCCTTTCGGCATGATCGTCAGATCAGGCTGGGCGGATGTTCTCCGCCTGCAGACCCTTGGGGCCCTGCGCTACGTCGAACTCGACGCGCTGGTTTTCCTCAAGGGTGCGGTAGCCGTTGGTCTGGATAGCTGAGTAGTGCGCGAAGACGTCAGCAGAGCCGTCCTCAGGCGCGATGAAGCCGAAGCCTTTTTCAGCGTTGAACCACTTCACGGTTCCAAATGCCATTTTTGTTCTCCTTCAAGAGATGGATTGACGCCCTCCAGGTGGAGGCCAGGGTCGTCACGGTGTTCGTCGTCCAGCTCTTGAGATCAAGAACAAACAGTCCCAGCGAACTGGGAGTCCTGCAGACGTGCGAGGCACTGCAACTTCGTTCCCCACTCTATAGGTGAATGTCGTGGAGTGCTAGGGAAAGTGGTTAGGTCACAGTGAAGTTTTTCCGTGAACCTGACTGTGAAGTGCCGCGGGAGTTGCCTCAGGGGGTGTGGTTAGTGACATTCCCATGAACGATCCCCATGGTGCGAAGGCAACGACGGTAAAGCCGATGTGCGTGTAGAAACCCTGTGCTCGAGTGTTTGCAGCGGAGACACCCAGGTGAATGCCGGGGACGTGAGCTTGGCGCATTGTGGTGAGCAATTCATTGATGGCGCGTCGCCCCCAACCTCCTCCTTGCGCGGCGTCAAGAAGGTCTATGTGCAGGTGAGCGGGGTATGAGGAGATAACGCTGGCTGGTGGTAGTGCCCATTGGTGGATTGTGGTGACCAGAGCGTGGTCGGCCGGGAGTAGGTGTGTGCCGGTGTTCTGCACCTGGGCGACGCGGTTGAGAACCTGCGGCCACCAGTGCTCGGTGAGGCGTGACGTGAAGGCCGTGGTGTCGGGGGTGCCGACCGCGTATCCCACGGGTGTGTCGCCATCTGCGATGACAATGCAATGGTGCGGGTGAAATTTGAGATAGGGGTCAAGGTAGACGGCGGCGAGTAGCCATGGCAGCGCGTACAGGCTGGAGGCATCGGTGCCGTTGTCGCCTGTGCGCAGGCAGATGTCGCGAAGGGCAGCGTCTTCGGTGGGGCCAGGTTGGTAGGGGCGCACAGTCAAGGAACTCATGTGCCTCACCCTACTCACCGTGCGCCTGGTTGCGGGCATAAAAATGGCGGGAGGAGCCCGCGCTTCCTCCCGCCGCTGAGGACGTCCACACACCGTACAGAGGGGTCAAAAACGGTGTTGGCCTCATCCCCACGTCAGAACTTGTTGACAACAATTATGTTGTCAGACCACATGGCGACGTGGCCGGGACTTTCGGCCCGACTTTGCGGCGTGCTCCTTTATGATGTGGTGGAAAGGGAGTGGTTATGGCTGTGTCAGCCCCTGCGTATTCACTGCGCCGCGCCTACGTTGTGTGGGGTGCGGCAACCGCCGCGTACATTGCAGCGGTGGTGCACCGCACCTCGCTCGGTGTTGCTGGTTTGGAGGCCGCGGCGCGTTTTGATGTTCCTGCAACGACGCTGTCGATGTTCATTGTTGTGCAATTACTCGTGTATGCGGGTGCGCAAATCCCGGTGGGTATGGCGTTAGACAAGCTTGGTGCACGCCGGTTGATTGCAGTGGGCGCGTTGCTCATGGGGTTAGGCCAGTTCGGGATGGCCTTTGCCGAGTCAGTTCCTGTGGCATTGGCTGCGCGAGTTCTCATCGGGGCTGGGGATGCCACCACGTTTGTGTCCGTATTGAAGATTATTGCTGCATGGTTCCCACCGCGCCGTGCCCCGTTGCTTGGCCAAATCACTGGGCAGATCGCGCAACTGGGCCAGATTATTTCCGCGGTGCCGTTTGTGGTTCTTCTTCATGGAACGTCTTGGCCGGTCGCGTTTTCTGTCCTCGGTATTGTGGGGTTTGCTGCGTTCACGTGGGTTCTCACGTGGGTACGTGATGCTCCCGCGCAGCCGCCAACCACAGCAGCCGGAGTGCGGTTACGTCCCATTGACTTTGTTCCCGCATCTCCCGATGTGCGCCCTGTTCGCGGGGCGTTTCGTACTGCGGGTTCGTGGTTGGGTTTCTGGACCCACATGGTCACCGCGTTCAGTTTTAACGTGTTCATTTTCTTGTGGGGGTACCCGTTCCTTTTGCGTGGCCAGGAACTCAGCCAAACACAAGCTTCCACCCTCTTCACTGTGATGACGCTGGTTGCCATGGTGTCTGGTCCGCTGATTGGTGAATACTGTGCCCGTCACCCGTTGCGGCGGTCATGGCTTGTTTTTGCGGTGACTGGTGCGCTTGTTGTCGCATGGTTATCTGTGCTCATTCCCACGACACCGCGCCCTCTTTGGCACCTTGTCCTGTTCGTGGTGACGTTGGCTGTGGGTGGTCCGGCCTCACTGATTGGCCTGGACTATGCACGCACCTCCAACCCGGTGGAACGTCTTGGGGTTGGGTCAGGTCTTGCAAACATGGGCGGGTTTGTGGGCGGTTTCCTGTGCATCTTTGCTGTTGGCGTGGCACTTGACCTTGTCGCTCCCGCTGGTGACTATACGCTCGCGGACTTCCGTGTCGCGTTCAGTGTCCTGGCGGTGCCTTTCATTGCCGCCACCATTGGGGTCATTGTGATGCGTCGCGCCACCAGACGCGAATATGCACAACGCGGAATTACAGTACCGCGTGTGCGTGAAGCGTGGGATGTGTACCGCACCCGTAAACACTAGTGCGCTGCGCATCGGTAGTCAGTGCACCATGCGCCCCACGCTAGACGGCAACAACAAGTTTCGCCCACACGAAAAATCCGATCGTTGCCAGAAGCAACACTAAAATGGGGTAACTCAAGTGCACCTCACGTTTGAGCGGGTGTACACGTGGCAAACTATCAACGTCCTCTACCGCGATGAGAGGCGAATCGGCAGAATCAGCCGGCGGGGGCTGCGCACTGTCCTGCCGCGTCTTGGGGGTCTCAGGTTCAACGGTCACACCCACAATGTCGGCGCGGCGTTGCGCCAACTTAAAGGCCAGCACGCGTGACATCAAGCGGTTCACCCGTACGATGGTGGGGATAGCGATCACTAGAGGAAGAAGCGCAGGATGAGCACCACCGCCCCCGGCTGGTACCCCGACCCCCAGAACCCCACGATGATCAGGTTCTATGATGGCGACCAGTGGACTGCTGAGAGCGCGCCAACCCCCACGGATGGGAAACTGCCCGATGAGGTGATTGCTCGCGGGCACGCCATCATGGCTGGGCGCGCCCAGGAGCCGGCTGGAGCCTCCGCCCCGCCTGCTCCGCCCTCGTCGGTAGGGCAGACACCTGACGCTGACCTGTACCCGCGCAACCATCAGGTTGTGAACACGGTGGGGAGTCAGCCCTACCGTGGCTATGCAGAATTTGAAGCGGGCCGCACAGGTGATGGCGCTGACGTGGGGAAAACTCCTGGCTGGGTGTGGCCTGTGGTGCTTCTTGCGGGCGCCGCGAGTGTGGTTCTTGCGCTGGGTGGGGGCGCAATGCTGGGTGACGACGGCGCGGATGGGTCTGCTGCGACGCCGGATAGTGGGTATGTGGATGCGGGCGACTTTACTGCCGATGCGCAATCGCTCCCGCTGGAATCGACCTATACCTGTGATGGGTTGTTCGCGGATGTGTCTGAGCTTGGCCCGTTCCAGGACACCGATGGCAACGATGTGGTTGCTGCCTCCTCGCCTGCGTTGGTGCAGGATGCGCGCGATTCGTTTGAGATCCCCTCAGAGGTGGACACCTATGAGCCGGTGTTGGTGTGTTCGGGTGATGCGGAGTACACCGATGGCGCCACAGGGCGAGCGGAGTTTGAGTTGAATGTGGACTCGGCTGGTGACATGTGGGTGTTAATCACACCACGCAACTAGTTGACGCTTCAAGTATTTGGTGGTGGGATAGAACCATGCCCACCACCACCCCATCCCCAAACCTCCTGCCCGCAGCCACCACCATGGACGCCGTCACCCTGCACGTGCGGGACGTGGACGCCATGGTCACCTTCTACACCCACGTCATCGGGCTCACCGTCCTCCACAGTGACAACAGCACCTCCACGGCGCGTGACCAACGCCCAGGCGTGTACACCCTCGGACACGAAACCACACCCATCGTCGTCCTGCGACACACCCCCGACCTACCCGCCGCACACCCAGGGCAAGCCGGACTCTTCCACACCGCGATCCTCTACCCCACCCAACACGACCTCGCCGTCACGTTGCTACGCGTAGCGCAATCCGCACCACACCTGTTCACCGGGTCCGCTGACCACCTCGTCTCCCAAGCGTTCTACCTCAACGACCCAGAAGGCAACGGGATCGAACTCTACTGGGACCGTCCCCGCGACACCTGGCGCTGGACACCACAAGGACACGTCGTCATGGACACCCTGTGGCTGGACCCCAACACCTTCATCACTGAACACCTCGGCGACACACCACAGGCCGCATCAGTGAGCGCCGCAAGCGTTGGCCACGTCCACCTCCAAGTCGGAGACACCAACGCCGCAGCACAGTTCTACTCCCAAGCCCTTGGGTTTGAACCCACCGCACAGGTTCCCGGCGCCCTGTTCGTCGCCGCAGGCGGCTACCACCACCACATGGCGATGAACACCTGGCGATCACAAGGGGCAGGCCCACGAGCATCAAGCCTTGGACTGGGAGAAGTCTCCCTCGTCCTGCCCCACACTGATGACATTGCTGCGCTCACCGACCGGCTCAACTTCCACAACGTCGCCCACCACCACAACGGTGCTGCACTCATCTTTCACGACCCATGGAACAACTCGTTGGCCGTCACCGCTGCGGACAACTAAACCGACTGTCGTTCAATCAATTGCGTGGGCACAGTCACCGCCGCGTACTCACGCCCATCAATCACATCGAGAAGAAGGCGGATGACCTCCGCCGCAATCCGATCAAAAGGTTGACGCATCGTGGTCAGCGGCGGATCTAACTGTGCCGCCAACGCGTGATCGTCAAACCCAGCCACCGACACATCGCCCGGAACAGAGCGCCCCAACGTATTCAACGCCGTGATCGCACCCGCCGCCATGAGGTCAGAGGCCACAAAGATCCCGTCAATATCAGGACGCCGCTCCATCAATTCCAGCACCGCATCATGACCTGACTTCCGGGAGTAGTCACCGTACGCCACTAACTCGTCGGTGTACTCATCACCCATGGCATCGCGGTAGCCCTCCAACCGGAAACGGCCACCGGGGGTATCCAAAGGACCAGTGATCGTCGCGACCACGGAACGGCCATGGTCCTTGATGTACTGCGTCATCCGGCGCGAAGACGCCAACTCGTCAACAGCTGCCCACCCAATGCGGTCCTCGTACCCAAGCGGCATCCCGCAGGCAACCACTGGAATGTCCTTGGCCAACAAGTCACCCACCACCGGGTTGTCCTCATGGGAGGACACCAAAATGACACCATCTACGTGCCCAGAAGCAATGTAGTCGGTGTTTCGCCGCCGCTCTGAGGGAGTCCCTGCAACCATGAGTAGCATGGGGATTTCCCGTTCCCCAAGCTGTTCCGCGCACGAACGCAACAGAATGGAAAAGGTGGGGTCTTCAAACAGCAGGTGTTGCGGTTCGGTCAGGAGAAACGCCACCGAATTTGACCGGCCCGTCGCCAATGACCGGGCATGCTGGTTCATGGAGTAACCAGTCGCCTTAATCGCTGCATCGACTTTTGCCCGCGCTTCGGGGGACACCCAGTGCCCACCATTGATGACGCGGGACACAGTGCCGCGGGACACACCCGCGGCAGCCGCAACATCACGGATAGTCGGGCGCTTTTTTGCGTTAGGGGACGGCATGACATTCTCCACAGGGCCACTCTAGGGCAGAACAGGGCAGATGCGCGGGCTGGCGCGTGAACAACGGCTGGGTTAGCCCTTCACAGCGCCACCAAAGTCCACTTTCCAATAGCGCTGAAGCAAGAAGAACAACGCAATGAGCGGGATGATGGACAGCAGAGCCCCGGTGATGACAGAGGTGTACATTGCCGGTTGGCTGGCCCCCTGGTTGAGAAGACCGGAAAGCCCCACAGTGAGTGGGTAGAGCTGGTCGTTACCGAGCATGATGAACGGCAGCATGTAGTTGTTCCAGATCGCCACGAACTGGAACAAGAAAATGGTCACGAGCGCTGGGGCCATCATGGGCAGGGCGATGGTGAAGAATGTGCGTGCTTCACCGGCGCCGTCAGTGCGGGCTGCTTCAATGACGTCGTTGGGGACAGAAGCACCAGCGTAAATGCGGGCCAGGTAAATCCCGTACGGCGAAATGATCGAGGGCAGCAGCACCGACCAGTAGGTGTTGGTCATGTTGATTTCCGCCAACAGCAGGTATTGAGGGATGGCGAGGACCACGGCGGGGACAAGCACCCCGGCGAGGAGGACCTTAAAGATCAGTCCTTTGCCCGCGAAGGTGTATTTGGCGAGCCCGTAACCTGCCGATGCGGACACCAGTGTGGAGGCAACCCCACCAACCCCTGCGTACAGGGCTGTGTTCCACATCCAGGTCCAAAACAGCCCGTCACGGTAGGCGGAGAGCTCCGCGATGTTGTCGAACAGGTGGGTGGAGGGGGCGAACGTGAAGGTGGAGAACAGTTCGTTGGCGCCTTTGGTGGAGGCCATGACCACCCAAATAACGGGCAGGAGGCAGTACAGTGCGCCGAGCAGGAGAATGCCTGTGCTGAGGTAACTGGGACGTTCTTTCATGTCAGTTCTCCTGGTTAAACGCACGGTTACCTACCAGGCGCAGGAAACCAAAGCTGAGGATGAAGGTCGCGGCAGCGATGATGATGGAGGTGGCGGCCGCTGAGTAAATGTCGTCACGGATGAACGCGTCGCGGTACACCTTCATGAGCGGGGACCATGTGGTGGAAATCGAGTTGGATAGCGGACGCAACGTGGTCGGTTCTGCGAACACTTGAAGGGTCGCGATCAACGAGAACACGAACGTCATGATCAGTGAGGGGATCACGATGGGGATTTTGATGCGGGTGGCGATTTGGCGTTCAGTTGCCCCATCGATGCGTGCGGCCTCATACATTTCGGAGGGGATGGCGCGTAGCGCAGTGTAGATGACGATCATGTTGAACCCGGTGCCACCCCACACAGCAATGTTGGAGATCGCAAAGATAACAAGGTCGTTGCCCAACAGTGAGGGCACGTCAAG
This window encodes:
- a CDS encoding metal ABC transporter permease, with translation MLEFLGEPLAYEFMQRAFVVAVAAGVVCALLSCWLIHVGWSLMGDAISHAVLPGIVLAYLVGVPYVVGALVFAFLAVVLIGSVRSTTVLKEDTVMGTVFTALFAVGVVLLSLYPSQVDVHHVLFGNILGMTRSDAVQVVVIALVVAVLLVGARRTVTLWAFDPGFAAAVGVNVRVVRWVVLLMLALTTVAGVQAVGVVLVVALLITPGATALLWTRRFHHMLWIAPVVAVSSGVLGLYASYWWDVSSGAAIVLLLSAHCAVAWVAGPRQFLRARISARRRNPVGAAGRAAVSVAVRSQQ
- a CDS encoding cold-shock protein, with the translated sequence MAFGTVKWFNAEKGFGFIAPEDGSADVFAHYSAIQTNGYRTLEENQRVEFDVAQGPKGLQAENIRPA
- a CDS encoding GNAT family N-acetyltransferase, encoding MSSLTVRPYQPGPTEDAALRDICLRTGDNGTDASSLYALPWLLAAVYLDPYLKFHPHHCIVIADGDTPVGYAVGTPDTTAFTSRLTEHWWPQVLNRVAQVQNTGTHLLPADHALVTTIHQWALPPASVISSYPAHLHIDLLDAAQGGGWGRRAINELLTTMRQAHVPGIHLGVSAANTRAQGFYTHIGFTVVAFAPWGSFMGMSLTTPPEATPAALHSQVHGKTSL
- a CDS encoding MFS transporter, which produces MAVSAPAYSLRRAYVVWGAATAAYIAAVVHRTSLGVAGLEAAARFDVPATTLSMFIVVQLLVYAGAQIPVGMALDKLGARRLIAVGALLMGLGQFGMAFAESVPVALAARVLIGAGDATTFVSVLKIIAAWFPPRRAPLLGQITGQIAQLGQIISAVPFVVLLHGTSWPVAFSVLGIVGFAAFTWVLTWVRDAPAQPPTTAAGVRLRPIDFVPASPDVRPVRGAFRTAGSWLGFWTHMVTAFSFNVFIFLWGYPFLLRGQELSQTQASTLFTVMTLVAMVSGPLIGEYCARHPLRRSWLVFAVTGALVVAWLSVLIPTTPRPLWHLVLFVVTLAVGGPASLIGLDYARTSNPVERLGVGSGLANMGGFVGGFLCIFAVGVALDLVAPAGDYTLADFRVAFSVLAVPFIAATIGVIVMRRATRREYAQRGITVPRVREAWDVYRTRKH
- a CDS encoding DUF2510 domain-containing protein — encoded protein: MSTTAPGWYPDPQNPTMIRFYDGDQWTAESAPTPTDGKLPDEVIARGHAIMAGRAQEPAGASAPPAPPSSVGQTPDADLYPRNHQVVNTVGSQPYRGYAEFEAGRTGDGADVGKTPGWVWPVVLLAGAASVVLALGGGAMLGDDGADGSAATPDSGYVDAGDFTADAQSLPLESTYTCDGLFADVSELGPFQDTDGNDVVAASSPALVQDARDSFEIPSEVDTYEPVLVCSGDAEYTDGATGRAEFELNVDSAGDMWVLITPRN
- a CDS encoding VOC family protein, encoding MPTTTPSPNLLPAATTMDAVTLHVRDVDAMVTFYTHVIGLTVLHSDNSTSTARDQRPGVYTLGHETTPIVVLRHTPDLPAAHPGQAGLFHTAILYPTQHDLAVTLLRVAQSAPHLFTGSADHLVSQAFYLNDPEGNGIELYWDRPRDTWRWTPQGHVVMDTLWLDPNTFITEHLGDTPQAASVSAASVGHVHLQVGDTNAAAQFYSQALGFEPTAQVPGALFVAAGGYHHHMAMNTWRSQGAGPRASSLGLGEVSLVLPHTDDIAALTDRLNFHNVAHHHNGAALIFHDPWNNSLAVTAADN
- a CDS encoding LacI family DNA-binding transcriptional regulator, coding for MPSPNAKKRPTIRDVAAAAGVSRGTVSRVINGGHWVSPEARAKVDAAIKATGYSMNQHARSLATGRSNSVAFLLTEPQHLLFEDPTFSILLRSCAEQLGEREIPMLLMVAGTPSERRRNTDYIASGHVDGVILVSSHEDNPVVGDLLAKDIPVVACGMPLGYEDRIGWAAVDELASSRRMTQYIKDHGRSVVATITGPLDTPGGRFRLEGYRDAMGDEYTDELVAYGDYSRKSGHDAVLELMERRPDIDGIFVASDLMAAGAITALNTLGRSVPGDVSVAGFDDHALAAQLDPPLTTMRQPFDRIAAEVIRLLLDVIDGREYAAVTVPTQLIERQSV
- a CDS encoding carbohydrate ABC transporter permease — protein: MKERPSYLSTGILLLGALYCLLPVIWVVMASTKGANELFSTFTFAPSTHLFDNIAELSAYRDGLFWTWMWNTALYAGVGGVASTLVSASAGYGLAKYTFAGKGLIFKVLLAGVLVPAVVLAIPQYLLLAEINMTNTYWSVLLPSIISPYGIYLARIYAGASVPNDVIEAARTDGAGEARTFFTIALPMMAPALVTIFLFQFVAIWNNYMLPFIMLGNDQLYPLTVGLSGLLNQGASQPAMYTSVITGALLSIIPLIALFFLLQRYWKVDFGGAVKG
- a CDS encoding carbohydrate ABC transporter permease; protein product: MGRKAAPYLFLAPAMLLFIGLMALPIVYALYLSFRSVKVSGLGLGSGGRTEVWAGLSNYTRSLTDPDFVDSVIRVFTYGIIVVPTMLGLALLFALLLDSGRSRARNFSRLAIFLPYAVPAVISSLLWGFLYLPAVSPFYYLFNKGDLDVPSLLGNDLVIFAISNIAVWGGTGFNMIVIYTALRAIPSEMYEAARIDGATERQIATRIKIPIVIPSLIMTFVFSLIATLQVFAEPTTLRPLSNSISTTWSPLMKVYRDAFIRDDIYSAAATSIIIAAATFILSFGFLRLVGNRAFNQEN